In one window of Deinobacterium chartae DNA:
- a CDS encoding DUF262 and DUF1524 domain-containing protein, with protein MKAKESKLLKFLQGEKQFLVPIYQRKYSWQRAQCEQYWNDLLMAGRSERVQSHFLGAVVYIGHGVYSASDVSQLLVIDGQQRLTTTTLLMIALARALDAGREIFLETGANDGTITTMRVTASRIRENYLVNRHEEGSDSYHKLLLTSTDRDALRRLVDGAPLADAPSTRLLENLAFFEERLRTPDLDLRDVYKGLQKLVIVDVALEQGHDNPQLIFESMNSTGLDLSQADLIRNYVLMGLEPKEQTRLYRTYWSRMEALLSAPERQPDDFDRFVRDYLSLRGSSSVPARLKDVYAAFKKHVQTQPGLATADLVSDLHTAAVRYAALLDPQRHEADPEVRRALLDLHALELDVWYPFGLHAYGAWQGGHLDKPEFLQVLRLLESYLFRRWVSGLGTQGLNKFFPALPAQLDESAYLDSFRDVLYAQRSYLRFPHDEEFKRGLTTRSIYTPRHLCRYTLRKLENDGHKEPVNPANYTIEHILPQNEDLSEAWREMLGPDWRDVQDRYLHTLGNLTLTGYNSELSDRPFLEKRDMPGGFKDSHLRLNHELAGLDGWDAERIEARANRLAEQATRVWPMVQPTPELLARVQARREERSERTVEDHLRGTSPELRELFDELREALLGMHPNATEIATSTYVAYKVGTNFCDVQIRPGVSRLVVWLNLPFKDLNDPLGLARDVSRIGHNGNGEAEVTLEPGVNLDAFLSLAQQALERHLARRGTERSSSA; from the coding sequence ATGAAGGCCAAGGAGTCAAAACTGCTGAAATTCCTACAGGGCGAGAAGCAGTTCCTTGTCCCGATCTACCAGCGCAAATACTCCTGGCAGCGCGCGCAGTGCGAACAGTACTGGAACGACCTTCTCATGGCCGGACGCAGCGAGCGGGTCCAGTCACACTTCCTCGGTGCAGTCGTGTACATCGGTCATGGGGTGTATTCCGCCTCGGACGTGTCACAACTCCTTGTGATCGACGGGCAGCAGCGCCTCACCACCACCACGCTCCTCATGATCGCCCTTGCCCGTGCTCTGGACGCCGGGCGAGAGATCTTCCTGGAAACCGGGGCGAACGACGGTACCATTACCACCATGCGCGTAACTGCCTCCCGGATCCGCGAGAACTACCTCGTGAACCGTCATGAAGAGGGCAGCGACAGCTACCACAAGTTGCTCCTCACCTCCACGGACCGCGACGCTCTCCGCCGCCTGGTGGACGGTGCCCCGCTCGCTGACGCGCCGTCTACACGCCTCCTCGAGAACCTCGCGTTCTTTGAGGAACGCCTGCGCACGCCGGACCTGGACCTGCGAGACGTCTACAAGGGCCTGCAGAAGCTCGTGATCGTGGATGTCGCCCTGGAGCAGGGACACGACAACCCGCAGCTGATCTTCGAGAGCATGAACAGCACCGGCTTGGACCTCAGCCAAGCCGACCTGATCCGCAACTACGTCCTGATGGGCCTCGAGCCTAAGGAGCAGACGCGGCTGTACCGGACGTACTGGTCCCGCATGGAGGCCCTGCTGTCCGCTCCTGAGCGTCAGCCGGACGATTTCGACCGCTTCGTACGTGACTACCTGAGTCTCCGCGGAAGCAGCAGCGTTCCTGCCCGGCTCAAGGACGTGTATGCCGCTTTCAAGAAGCACGTGCAGACCCAGCCGGGCCTAGCGACGGCAGATCTGGTGAGCGACCTGCATACGGCTGCGGTCCGGTATGCAGCCCTGCTGGACCCGCAACGGCACGAAGCCGACCCGGAGGTGCGGCGTGCCCTGCTGGACCTGCACGCTCTGGAGCTCGACGTGTGGTACCCGTTCGGGCTGCACGCCTACGGTGCCTGGCAAGGCGGGCACCTCGACAAGCCTGAATTCCTGCAGGTGCTGCGCCTGCTCGAGTCTTACCTGTTCCGCCGCTGGGTCAGCGGGCTCGGCACCCAGGGCCTCAACAAGTTCTTCCCGGCCCTTCCGGCTCAACTGGACGAGAGCGCGTACCTGGATTCCTTTCGGGACGTCCTGTACGCGCAGCGCTCGTACCTGCGCTTCCCGCATGACGAAGAATTCAAGCGCGGCCTCACCACCCGCAGCATCTACACACCCAGGCACCTGTGCCGCTACACCCTCAGGAAGCTCGAGAACGACGGTCACAAGGAGCCTGTCAATCCGGCGAACTACACCATCGAGCACATCCTCCCGCAGAACGAGGACCTTTCCGAGGCGTGGCGGGAGATGCTGGGACCAGACTGGCGGGACGTGCAGGACCGCTACCTGCACACGCTCGGCAACCTGACCCTGACGGGATACAACAGTGAGCTGAGCGACCGGCCGTTCCTGGAGAAGCGCGACATGCCCGGCGGCTTCAAGGACAGCCACCTGCGGCTGAACCACGAACTGGCGGGATTGGACGGCTGGGACGCGGAGCGCATCGAGGCGCGCGCGAACCGGCTGGCTGAGCAGGCCACGCGGGTGTGGCCGATGGTGCAGCCCACCCCGGAACTCCTCGCGCGGGTGCAGGCGCGGCGGGAGGAGCGCTCGGAGCGCACGGTGGAGGATCACCTGCGCGGTACCAGCCCGGAACTGCGGGAGCTTTTCGATGAGCTGCGCGAGGCGCTGCTCGGCATGCACCCGAATGCGACCGAGATCGCGACCAGCACTTACGTGGCCTACAAGGTCGGGACGAACTTCTGCGACGTTCAAATCCGCCCGGGTGTCTCGCGGCTCGTAGTGTGGCTGAACCTGCCCTTCAAGGACCTGAACGACCCGCTCGGCCTCGCGCGCGACGTGAGTCGTATCGGGCACAACGGAAACGGGGAAGCGGAGGTAACGCTCGAGCCGGGCGTGAACCTGGACGCCTTCTTGTCCCTCGCGCAGCAGGCCCTCGAGCGTCACCTCGCCCGGCGCGGGACGGAGCGGAGTTCGAGCGCCTGA
- a CDS encoding DUF6508 domain-containing protein has protein sequence MRLLSLSPEVTRRPHKALLKFHAGTPEAFCSVAIRSQGFHVWMRIPLEVVEQRSGVATGLTYGGAGWSQGTLKTADDLNAVWPALQLAFMHQQAQKPQGNWQEGWSRIAPFLPAFTAPDFEFGKNVTPPSSEPDIVMMGYYEYSRDVEQFVQAAYDAGLVLPGFDWSAWSKSGEAALLIQDEQGLAEASPMQLAKLLTFLVRRERFAEGSLASAYESGLITRILTRASVLLEQPSTA, from the coding sequence ATGCGCCTGCTCAGCCTCAGCCCGGAGGTCACCCGACGCCCGCACAAAGCCTTGCTGAAGTTCCATGCGGGTACCCCGGAAGCGTTCTGCAGCGTTGCGATCCGCTCGCAGGGTTTTCACGTGTGGATGCGCATCCCGTTAGAGGTGGTCGAGCAGCGCTCGGGGGTGGCGACAGGCCTCACGTACGGCGGCGCCGGGTGGAGCCAGGGTACCCTCAAGACGGCCGACGACCTGAATGCTGTCTGGCCCGCCCTGCAGCTGGCGTTCATGCACCAGCAGGCTCAAAAACCCCAAGGCAACTGGCAAGAGGGCTGGAGCCGAATCGCGCCGTTCCTGCCCGCGTTCACCGCGCCGGACTTCGAATTCGGCAAGAACGTCACGCCCCCCTCGAGCGAGCCGGACATAGTGATGATGGGGTATTACGAGTACAGCCGTGATGTCGAGCAGTTCGTGCAGGCGGCGTACGACGCCGGTTTGGTCCTGCCCGGGTTCGACTGGTCAGCCTGGTCAAAGTCAGGCGAGGCTGCCCTGCTCATTCAAGACGAGCAGGGGCTGGCAGAAGCCTCCCCCATGCAGCTCGCGAAACTCCTGACCTTCCTGGTGCGCCGCGAGCGGTTCGCGGAAGGTAGCCTCGCCTCAGCGTACGAGTCGGGGCTCATCACCCGTATCCTTACGCGCGCCTCGGTGCTGCTCGAGCAACCGTCCACCGCGTAA
- a CDS encoding radical SAM/SPASM domain-containing protein, protein MIELPVLNGSPESRNTRYKFSRYNQICSDQAGKILFNGITSAMARMDEASWARLQELRKTGLVDFANPTDAKLIAGRFLVPADLDETAHLKNLHLSARYRTSHWNLTLCPTIACNFRCDYCFEVHKPGKMLPEVQDALVQALHSRIRTLSSFQVTWYGGEPTLAWDVVVSLSRRFIEICDSHGVEYSASMISNAYLLDSCKVRQLDELRISVVQVTLDGDASQHDTRRILLSGKGTFEQITDNLKHFEGIHGRAVIRVNVDTRNKDGVHDLLDRLKEKGLHQRKNISIYFAAVGTTTEPTHGVSGFCMSRRDFAHLEPEFYEHALRLGMSALPYPSASFSSCIAARPDGFVVQPDGSLHKCWDTVGQDQYAVGHLLRPASAEEQSNYSRWMAWDPFNPDLACSSCSWLPSCMGGCPLKVVYPEMSPDHQIHLECTTFKYNSKTTLPMFAGHAASGGQVQGGRPRE, encoded by the coding sequence ATGATTGAACTGCCCGTCCTTAACGGTTCACCTGAAAGCAGAAACACCCGATACAAGTTCAGTCGCTACAACCAGATTTGCTCCGATCAAGCAGGGAAAATCCTATTTAACGGCATAACAAGTGCCATGGCCCGAATGGACGAGGCCAGTTGGGCCAGATTGCAGGAACTGAGAAAAACGGGCCTTGTCGATTTTGCCAATCCTACCGATGCCAAACTCATCGCAGGAAGGTTTCTGGTCCCGGCCGATCTGGACGAGACAGCTCACCTGAAGAACCTCCACCTGTCCGCAAGATACCGGACCAGTCACTGGAACCTGACCCTCTGCCCGACCATCGCCTGCAACTTCAGGTGCGACTACTGCTTTGAGGTGCACAAACCAGGCAAGATGCTGCCAGAAGTTCAAGATGCCCTGGTTCAGGCACTCCACAGCAGGATCCGAACCCTGTCGAGCTTCCAGGTCACTTGGTACGGCGGGGAACCCACCCTGGCCTGGGATGTGGTCGTCTCCCTCTCGAGGCGGTTCATTGAGATCTGCGATTCGCATGGCGTCGAGTATTCCGCTTCGATGATCTCCAACGCCTACCTCCTGGACAGCTGCAAGGTCCGTCAACTGGACGAACTGCGCATCTCGGTGGTTCAGGTCACCTTGGACGGCGACGCATCGCAGCACGACACCCGGCGGATCCTGCTGTCCGGAAAAGGCACCTTCGAGCAGATCACCGACAACCTGAAACACTTCGAAGGCATTCATGGCCGCGCCGTCATCCGCGTCAACGTGGACACGAGAAACAAGGACGGGGTGCACGACCTGCTGGACCGCCTGAAGGAAAAAGGGCTCCACCAACGGAAAAACATCTCCATTTACTTCGCGGCCGTAGGTACTACCACCGAGCCGACGCACGGCGTGTCGGGCTTCTGTATGAGCCGGCGGGACTTCGCTCACCTGGAACCGGAGTTTTACGAACATGCCCTGCGTCTGGGCATGTCCGCCCTGCCCTATCCCTCGGCCAGCTTCAGCAGCTGTATCGCCGCCCGTCCGGACGGCTTCGTTGTTCAACCGGACGGCTCCCTGCACAAATGCTGGGACACGGTCGGACAGGACCAGTACGCGGTGGGGCATCTCCTGCGACCGGCCAGCGCAGAGGAGCAGTCCAACTACTCCCGGTGGATGGCCTGGGATCCTTTCAACCCAGACCTTGCGTGCAGCAGTTGCTCGTGGCTGCCCAGCTGTATGGGTGGCTGTCCACTGAAAGTGGTCTATCCGGAGATGTCCCCGGACCACCAGATCCATCTGGAATGCACCACGTTCAAATACAACTCCAAGACCACGCTGCCCATGTTTGCCGGTCACGCGGCCAGCGGAGGGCAGGTGCAGGGCGGCCGGCCGCGCGAATGA
- a CDS encoding Cys-every-fifth RiPP peptide CefA yields the protein MEWIVSPRNGVSPRDAGSCSEFDADGDGCSFYACGSDSCGAYACGADACGFNHCAAATCGTNTCSWNLCALDGCGAHGGGT from the coding sequence ATGGAATGGATCGTTTCACCCCGGAACGGAGTCTCGCCGCGTGATGCCGGCAGCTGCTCGGAGTTTGATGCCGACGGAGACGGGTGTTCGTTCTATGCCTGCGGCTCCGATTCCTGCGGTGCCTATGCCTGCGGCGCGGACGCGTGCGGCTTCAACCATTGCGCCGCCGCCACGTGTGGCACCAATACCTGCTCATGGAACCTGTGTGCCCTGGACGGTTGCGGCGCGCACGGGGGCGGAACCTGA
- a CDS encoding Cys-every-fifth RiPP peptide CefA, producing the protein MKWIVNPQEPSNAACAANGCAADACYKDWVCVANACAANACAANACAVNVCVVDGCIANACAVNLTPLPGPLYEPAPETDYDRTS; encoded by the coding sequence ATGAAGTGGATCGTCAATCCCCAGGAGCCTTCCAACGCTGCCTGCGCAGCGAACGGCTGCGCTGCGGATGCCTGCTATAAGGACTGGGTCTGCGTGGCCAACGCCTGCGCAGCCAACGCCTGCGCAGCCAACGCCTGCGCAGTCAACGTGTGCGTAGTTGACGGGTGCATTGCGAATGCCTGCGCAGTCAACCTGACGCCTCTTCCCGGTCCGCTCTATGAGCCGGCTCCCGAGACAGACTACGACCGGACTTCCTGA
- a CDS encoding ATP-binding cassette domain-containing protein, with protein MPTVETLKDLVFMLKILFSAGRGLVFTATFLSVFSQILPTGSAYLNKLLLDHLNRGSFENSLKIAVIIGILAIVQSVMSSTFSQLSQKQYYASTVAFATRYFKAMREMKFSEFENMDSLNRIKRVEKDTLHSFPGLPATLNNLAGSLSVLFLTATLTSGINPILFALGAVSVIPMFLTNLSNSKNHFRYAMMNTNSERKAGYYYGLFSSKNAVKDNLLYGLFDFAERLWKREFISHSSGVITLHRNHAVKQFSASLLQLVILGLAVIHTVYLFTLGRASAGDVVLVSMLLQQIQGSMLTLLNGISGLHGLLLRSGEFRQLCRTSKRPAQRLDLEEISLELKDITFRYAGCTRSLFMPVSLQLQGGEILRIQGPNGSGKTTLTRIMAGLLEPASGEIRINGLTRNPSEIRGVFSVFNVSDMQYAFTAPENIYFSEDIRLTTEQESILPFPKDRTLGKTFDDSIDLSSGQWQLIKLLRVLSKDSAVYIFDEPFSQLDPGRKEWLASQLVQLKRNGKAVIVVSHEPVDIEFDAELTLEPTGREVAYA; from the coding sequence GTGCCGACCGTCGAAACCCTCAAAGATCTGGTCTTCATGCTGAAGATCCTCTTCTCTGCAGGCAGGGGGCTCGTTTTCACCGCGACTTTCCTGTCCGTTTTCTCCCAGATCCTTCCGACCGGGTCGGCCTACCTGAACAAACTCCTGCTGGACCATTTGAACCGCGGATCTTTTGAAAATTCCCTGAAGATTGCAGTGATCATCGGCATACTTGCAATTGTACAGAGTGTCATGTCATCGACATTCAGCCAGCTCAGCCAAAAACAGTATTATGCATCCACAGTCGCTTTTGCTACCCGTTATTTCAAGGCCATGCGGGAAATGAAGTTTTCGGAGTTCGAGAACATGGATTCACTCAACCGGATCAAGCGTGTGGAGAAGGATACCCTGCACTCTTTCCCGGGTCTGCCCGCAACGCTCAATAACCTAGCCGGGTCTTTATCTGTATTGTTTTTAACTGCCACCCTAACCTCCGGCATTAATCCCATACTTTTCGCCCTGGGCGCAGTCAGCGTCATTCCGATGTTTTTGACCAATCTCAGCAATTCAAAAAACCATTTCCGATATGCCATGATGAACACCAACTCGGAAAGAAAGGCTGGCTATTATTACGGTCTGTTCTCCAGCAAAAATGCGGTGAAGGACAACCTGCTGTATGGCCTCTTCGATTTCGCGGAACGCCTTTGGAAAAGGGAATTCATCAGCCACTCCAGCGGAGTGATCACACTACACAGGAACCATGCCGTAAAACAGTTTTCCGCAAGCCTGCTGCAACTGGTGATCCTGGGGCTGGCGGTCATCCATACCGTGTACCTCTTTACTCTGGGACGCGCCAGCGCAGGGGATGTGGTCCTGGTATCGATGCTGTTACAGCAGATCCAGGGCAGCATGCTGACCCTGCTCAACGGCATCAGCGGCCTCCACGGCCTCCTCCTGAGATCCGGCGAATTCCGGCAGCTCTGCAGAACCAGCAAGCGCCCCGCGCAGCGGCTGGACCTCGAGGAGATCTCGCTGGAACTGAAGGACATCACGTTCCGTTACGCCGGTTGCACGCGCAGCCTCTTCATGCCGGTGAGTCTGCAGCTTCAAGGCGGCGAGATCCTGCGGATCCAAGGCCCCAACGGCTCCGGAAAGACCACGCTCACCCGGATCATGGCCGGTCTGCTCGAGCCTGCTTCGGGAGAGATCAGGATCAATGGACTGACCAGAAACCCGTCCGAAATCCGTGGGGTTTTCTCGGTATTCAACGTCAGCGATATGCAGTACGCCTTTACTGCCCCAGAAAACATCTACTTTTCCGAGGACATCCGGCTGACCACAGAGCAGGAGAGCATCCTTCCCTTTCCCAAGGACAGAACCCTCGGCAAGACCTTTGATGATTCCATCGATCTTTCCAGCGGCCAATGGCAGCTGATCAAACTGCTCAGGGTTCTCTCGAAGGATTCGGCAGTCTATATCTTCGATGAACCGTTCAGCCAGCTGGACCCGGGCAGGAAAGAATGGCTTGCCTCGCAACTGGTGCAGCTCAAGCGAAATGGTAAGGCCGTCATCGTGGTCAGTCATGAACCTGTGGATATTGAATTCGATGCCGAACTGACGCTGGAGCCCACCGGCCGCGAGGTAGCATATGCCTAG
- a CDS encoding TerD family protein translates to MLEFTRGQKSKLSAFHPGSNLNVVIRTSSGVDTSYDISCFGLDEHGQLSDEQYFVFYNQTASPCGSVRLLGDLRGESETFAVNLSSLPRRIARLMFTLTLDGEGTMAQMRQGRISLMQGQTETARYNFSGRDFHTEKAVIVAELYFKDEWRFGAVGQGFAGGLRALLESVGGEVLDEPESTPPLPERRTCSRCGTFFDRIDPQTGLCRTCTRSDPQYQRRQAERAQLEAQQTEAARRQASQERQVALKFFRRNFLEACSDGVITDAEWRGLVRQAQQDQLSLEDCLAFVRSDAVSFLERTVSMAYADGELSDEEEAGYVRLKALLRLPAALTESTDERMAALGNVTRIRRGDLPSVPASVILESDEVCHLETPATFLKVTARATIPINGSLIVTSRQLHFLSPEGGWRVRYKNIMRVVEHPSGVTLELSTRAGNGTYTVAEPMLAAALLDALVRIDRRQLLSTQTERPSRHIPHDVRIAVFQRDSGKCTHCGAEEYLEFDHIIPHSRGGANTVNNVQLLCRRCNLAKSDRI, encoded by the coding sequence ATGCTCGAATTTACGCGCGGCCAGAAAAGCAAGCTCTCCGCTTTTCATCCCGGATCAAACTTGAATGTGGTCATCCGAACCAGTTCCGGTGTGGATACTTCGTACGACATCAGTTGCTTCGGGCTGGATGAACATGGTCAGTTGAGTGACGAGCAGTACTTCGTTTTCTACAATCAAACGGCCTCACCGTGCGGGTCCGTTCGGTTGCTCGGGGATTTGCGGGGCGAGTCTGAAACTTTTGCTGTGAACCTTTCTTCATTACCGCGGCGAATTGCTCGCTTGATGTTCACCTTGACGCTAGACGGCGAGGGAACAATGGCGCAGATGCGGCAAGGCCGCATCTCATTGATGCAGGGACAGACAGAGACTGCCCGGTACAATTTCAGCGGTCGGGATTTCCATACGGAGAAGGCCGTGATCGTGGCAGAGCTGTACTTCAAGGACGAGTGGCGCTTCGGTGCGGTCGGGCAGGGTTTCGCGGGAGGTTTGCGGGCTTTGCTGGAAAGTGTGGGAGGTGAGGTGCTGGATGAACCCGAATCCACGCCGCCCCTGCCAGAGCGCCGGACGTGCTCGAGGTGCGGGACGTTCTTTGATCGGATTGATCCGCAAACGGGCTTATGCCGCACGTGCACTCGAAGTGATCCGCAGTACCAGCGACGACAAGCGGAACGGGCGCAGTTGGAGGCTCAGCAGACTGAGGCCGCACGGCGACAGGCAAGTCAGGAGCGCCAGGTAGCACTGAAGTTCTTCCGGCGGAACTTCCTCGAGGCGTGTTCAGACGGGGTGATTACGGATGCGGAATGGCGGGGTTTAGTGCGTCAGGCACAGCAGGATCAGTTGTCGCTCGAGGATTGTCTGGCGTTCGTGCGTTCGGACGCGGTGAGTTTCTTGGAGCGCACTGTGTCCATGGCGTATGCGGATGGGGAGTTGAGTGATGAGGAGGAGGCAGGGTACGTTCGGCTGAAGGCACTACTGCGCCTGCCAGCCGCATTGACGGAGAGCACGGATGAGCGGATGGCCGCTCTGGGTAATGTAACCCGCATTCGCCGAGGGGACCTGCCCAGCGTGCCTGCCAGCGTCATCCTGGAGTCTGACGAAGTGTGTCACCTCGAGACGCCCGCCACGTTCCTGAAAGTCACCGCCCGGGCTACCATCCCGATCAACGGGAGTCTGATCGTCACGAGCCGCCAGCTTCACTTCCTGTCCCCCGAAGGCGGTTGGCGAGTACGGTACAAGAACATCATGCGCGTGGTGGAGCACCCCTCGGGAGTCACCCTGGAACTCTCCACCCGCGCAGGCAACGGAACATACACGGTCGCCGAGCCCATGCTCGCCGCCGCACTTCTCGACGCCCTCGTCCGCATCGACCGCCGACAACTCCTATCCACGCAAACCGAACGCCCCTCGAGGCACATCCCGCACGACGTACGTATTGCGGTTTTCCAACGAGACAGCGGGAAATGCACGCACTGCGGCGCCGAGGAATACCTAGAGTTCGACCACATCATTCCACACAGTCGGGGAGGAGCAAACACAGTGAACAACGTTCAGTTGCTGTGCCGGAGATGCAACCTCGCGAAGAGTGACAGAATATGA
- a CDS encoding HD domain-containing protein, producing the protein MFRRTPKRPLFPPGALLVGGAVRDLLRGVQPKDFDWIAPDPERAARDLEAAGEGTAVCLDDERGFWRVVRHGETPLQHDFVPFPPEGLEADLRRRDFTVNALAMDARGEITDPAGGRADLRRRQLRMVSEANLRDDPLRALRAVRLELTLGFGLEGATEAAVRRVGSDQATGRLKLPAWERVGAEWEQLMRHPRAARGVARAGELGLLAVYLPELLEGIGHGQGGFHHLDVYHHNLEALARLLATFPQADEALRWAALLHDVAKPRCESVDERGHRHFYGHDRLGAEMTVKMLARLRLPLERAERAARLVRAHMLPLPRDPQAARRFAHRQRELLPDLLRLMLADREAARGPLASAAARLAYQQAMERVLAALEEQRQLPPQPLLRGPEVMELLGVPPGPVVGAALRLVAEARATGEVSTPAEARALVLTRAQDLRAGQADGEDD; encoded by the coding sequence ATGTTCCGCCGCACTCCGAAACGGCCGCTCTTTCCGCCCGGTGCCCTGCTGGTGGGCGGCGCGGTCCGGGACCTGCTGCGCGGGGTGCAGCCCAAGGACTTCGACTGGATCGCGCCGGATCCCGAGCGGGCAGCGCGGGACCTTGAGGCGGCAGGGGAGGGCACGGCGGTGTGCCTGGACGACGAGCGGGGCTTCTGGCGGGTGGTGCGGCATGGCGAGACGCCGTTGCAGCACGATTTCGTGCCGTTTCCGCCCGAGGGCCTCGAGGCGGACTTGCGGCGACGCGATTTCACGGTGAACGCCCTGGCAATGGACGCGCGGGGTGAGATTACCGATCCTGCCGGTGGGCGGGCAGATCTGCGCCGCAGGCAGCTGCGGATGGTGTCCGAGGCGAACTTGCGCGATGATCCGCTGCGGGCGCTGCGCGCGGTGCGCCTCGAGCTGACGCTGGGGTTTGGCCTCGAGGGAGCGACCGAGGCGGCGGTGCGGCGGGTGGGGAGCGATCAGGCGACGGGCCGCCTGAAGTTGCCGGCCTGGGAGCGCGTGGGGGCCGAGTGGGAGCAGCTGATGCGTCACCCGCGGGCGGCGCGCGGGGTGGCGCGGGCCGGGGAGCTGGGTCTGCTGGCGGTGTACCTGCCCGAGCTGCTCGAGGGGATCGGGCACGGCCAGGGCGGATTTCACCACCTCGACGTGTACCACCACAACCTCGAGGCCTTGGCGCGCCTGCTGGCGACTTTTCCGCAGGCGGACGAGGCGCTGCGCTGGGCGGCGCTGCTGCACGACGTGGCCAAGCCGCGCTGCGAGAGCGTGGACGAGCGCGGGCACCGGCATTTTTACGGGCACGACCGCCTGGGTGCCGAGATGACCGTAAAAATGCTCGCGCGTCTGCGCCTGCCGCTCGAGCGGGCCGAGCGGGCGGCGCGGCTGGTCAGGGCGCACATGCTGCCCCTGCCGCGCGATCCGCAGGCTGCGCGCCGCTTTGCGCACCGGCAGCGCGAGCTGCTGCCGGACCTGCTGCGCCTGATGCTGGCCGACCGGGAGGCGGCGCGCGGCCCGCTGGCGAGTGCGGCGGCCCGCCTGGCATATCAGCAGGCGATGGAGCGGGTGCTGGCGGCTCTCGAGGAGCAGCGGCAGTTGCCGCCGCAGCCGCTGCTGCGGGGGCCGGAGGTGATGGAACTGCTGGGAGTGCCGCCGGGCCCGGTGGTGGGGGCCGCGCTGCGCCTGGTGGCCGAGGCGCGCGCGACCGGAGAGGTGAGCACCCCTGCGGAGGCGCGCGCGCTGGTGCTCACCCGTGCGCAGGATTTGCGCGCGGGTCAGGCGGACGGCGAGGATGACTAG
- a CDS encoding glycoside hydrolase family 13 protein: MGVSTPEWVKDAVFYQIFPDRFAQSARVPKAGHLQRWGDPPHPHKYQGGDLLGVVEHLDHLVDLGVSAIYFCPVFQSASNHRYHTHDYYRVDPMLGGNEALRVLVDEAHARGLKVVLDGVFNHSSRGFFQFNDILENGEHSAYLDWFHVHGFPLHPYAGPEIPSGYEAWWGNRALPKFNTRTQAVREFLWGVAEHWIRFGIDGWRLDVPNEIDDDEFWQEFRRRVKNINPEAYIVGEIWENASRWLAGDQFDAVMNYLFTRPVLGFFGARTLNEGVISGTGYGQVPALGAEAFARQVTEILTLYPHEITLAQLNLLGSHDTPRFRTAAGGDESAFRLATLFQMTYPGAPCIYYGDEVGMQGGRDPDCRRAFPWHDPSSWNVDTLEYTRKLARVRRNRRVLSRGSFEVLHARGDLLAYARSLEGERAVVLINAGLEAASFAVAGLEPGRYREVLSGAPLELRAGEALPVAARTGLLLLRE; the protein is encoded by the coding sequence ATGGGGGTCAGCACACCCGAGTGGGTCAAGGACGCCGTCTTTTACCAGATCTTCCCGGACCGTTTCGCGCAGAGTGCCCGGGTGCCCAAGGCCGGTCATCTGCAGCGCTGGGGGGACCCGCCGCACCCGCACAAGTACCAGGGCGGTGACCTGCTGGGCGTGGTGGAGCACTTGGACCACCTGGTGGACCTGGGTGTGAGCGCCATCTACTTCTGTCCGGTGTTTCAGTCGGCCTCGAACCACCGCTACCACACCCACGACTACTACCGCGTGGACCCGATGCTGGGCGGCAACGAGGCGCTGCGGGTGCTGGTGGACGAGGCGCACGCGCGCGGGCTCAAGGTGGTGCTCGACGGGGTCTTTAACCACTCCAGCCGGGGTTTCTTTCAGTTCAACGACATCCTCGAGAACGGCGAGCACAGCGCGTATCTGGACTGGTTTCACGTGCACGGCTTTCCGCTGCACCCTTATGCGGGTCCCGAGATTCCCTCCGGGTACGAGGCGTGGTGGGGGAACCGGGCCCTGCCGAAATTCAATACCCGTACGCAGGCGGTGCGCGAGTTTCTGTGGGGTGTGGCCGAGCACTGGATCCGCTTCGGTATCGACGGCTGGCGGCTGGACGTGCCGAACGAGATCGACGACGACGAGTTCTGGCAGGAGTTCCGCCGCCGGGTCAAAAACATCAACCCCGAGGCCTACATCGTGGGCGAGATCTGGGAGAACGCCTCGAGGTGGCTGGCCGGAGATCAGTTCGACGCGGTGATGAACTACCTGTTCACCCGTCCGGTGCTGGGGTTCTTCGGGGCGCGCACGCTGAACGAGGGGGTCATCAGCGGGACCGGGTACGGGCAGGTGCCGGCCTTGGGTGCCGAGGCCTTTGCGCGGCAGGTGACCGAGATCTTGACGCTGTACCCGCACGAGATCACCCTGGCGCAACTGAACCTGTTGGGCTCGCACGACACCCCGCGTTTCCGCACGGCGGCAGGCGGTGACGAGAGCGCTTTCCGGCTGGCCACGCTGTTTCAGATGACCTACCCGGGAGCGCCCTGCATCTACTACGGCGACGAGGTCGGCATGCAGGGTGGGCGCGACCCGGACTGCCGCCGGGCTTTTCCGTGGCACGACCCCTCGAGCTGGAACGTGGACACGCTCGAGTACACCCGCAAGCTGGCGCGCGTCCGCCGCAACCGCCGGGTGCTGAGCCGGGGCAGTTTCGAGGTGCTGCACGCGCGGGGCGATCTGTTGGCCTACGCGCGCAGCCTCGAGGGCGAGCGCGCGGTGGTGCTGATCAACGCGGGCCTGGAGGCGGCGTCGTTCGCGGTTGCGGGCCTCGAGCCGGGACGCTACCGCGAGGTGCTCTCGGGCGCTCCGCTCGAGCTGCGGGCGGGCGAGGCGCTGCCGGTGGCGGCGCGCACCGGGCTGTTGCTGCTGCGCGAGTAA